In Ascaphus truei isolate aAscTru1 chromosome 5, aAscTru1.hap1, whole genome shotgun sequence, one genomic interval encodes:
- the FAM136A gene encoding protein FAM136A: protein MAEEQQTRLQSAVDVMVKNLERENIRKMQGKMFLCSAQCCENGGASMQQVHHCIERCHTPLAQAQSVVTNELERFQDRLARCTMHCNDKAKDAFESGNKEAQVKVQLETCVIKCVDEHMNLIPSMTRKLKDALSDADK, encoded by the exons ATGGCTGAGGAGCAGCAGACCCGCCTGCAGAGCGCAGTGGATGTCATGGTGAAGAACCTGGAGAGGGAAAACATCAGGAAGATGCAG GGGAAGATGTTCCTGTGCAGCGCTCAGTGCTGTGAGAATGGCGGAGCTTCCATGCAGCAAGTACACCATTGTATAGAGCGCTGTCACACTCCGCTGGCGCAGGCGCAAAGTGTGGTAACCAATGAGCTAGAGAGGTTTCAG GACCGCCTCGCCCGCTGCACTATGCACTGCAACGACAAGGCCAAGGATGCCTTCGAGTCCGGGAACAAAGAGGCGCAAGTGAAGGTGCAGCTGGAGACCTGCGTCATTAAATGTGTGGATGAGCACATGAATCTCATTCCCAGCATGACCAGAAAGCTGAAGGACGCCCTGTCTGACGCTGACAAATAA